The genomic segment gctatgACTTATAAAAAGCTGAACCACCCTCAGAGTGACTCATAGCCCTTAACAGAGCTGCCATGCTGATTTTACAAATATTAGAGCAATGCCTCGGAGTCAGTGTTTTGTATGGCTTAACCTATCAACTTGGGAGCAGACCCATAGCTCTTTTATAAAGCTCCCCTTCCCcatattttatttccattcttgGTGCCAGAATTGGAGCCAAAGCCGAGCTTCACAAAGCAACAGGCATGGCCGTTCTTCCCAGCCTTCATTTCCCCTGgtgagaaagaagaaattaatttaaaccctatcaaaacagcaaaagctgttCACCATTTTGTGCTGCAGAACACAGCGTGAACAAAACGCTCACTTGAACCATCTGCATTTGCCAGCCCAGCCACGAGCACAGGAACACGCAGGTTGGAATCCTTTTGTTCAGGCATCTGCCACAGACAAATGCAGATAAACTTGATCCGAGCTATTTCACAGACAGCAAGGGCAGCAGCAACAGGGAGATGCTTGGGATGCAGGTGAGATAGAAGAGCTTTTACCTTATTAAATGCTCTCGTTTCTTTTCTTTGAGCCCTTATTCCCAGGCACAGCGTGGCTCTTCATGTCCCAGCGGTTTCTGcccctggggcagctctgggcagcCGGGCAGGTTCGGGGCACAGGGGACGCGGCTCCTCGTCACCGCCCTCACCAAGGACGTCATGCACAGGAGGAACCCGCGCGTGCCTTAGGTTGGCGCAAGGGTTTGCAACACGTGTAGGGAAGTGGAGAAACTTGTTGTTGAAACAGAGAGAAACCAAAACCAGGAACAGCCCCTGCACCGCCGGGCGAGCTGCGCTGCTGCCCTCGGGCTCTGGGAGCCACCCCCTTCCAGCAGGCGCTTGTGCTCGCTGCGCTGAGTTACCGCCCTAGCACCCAAAATAACGCTACAGGCTTTTTGCTTCTACTTGGCTGTTCTGTATTTTCTCAGATCTTCTCCTTTTGCCCAGGTACTATTTGTACCATGCTGGACTGTGCAGAAGCTGTCTTGGAACAGACTCGGATCAAGTCCCCGGCTAGAAGGGCTCACATGAAAAACCACAAAACTATTAACAGAAAGGCAAGGTTGCATTATTGAGACCATTCGGTAAAGTCATGTCTATTCCTAATAGAAAGAAAGAACGTGTTTTTACACGAAGTTAAATGTTGCAATTTACCTGCTTGCCGCGTTTGCCCATCACGCCGTGAGCACTGGCCCTGCAGTTTCAGAACCCTCCTGTTCTCTGCTGCACCAGGGACTCCCCCTTTCTGGGTTCAGAGGAGCAAACATAACCTGCACTGGGATTTcccaaccacctccagctacttCGGCTCTGCCTTAATTTCCTTGAGTCATATCAAATGCGATTGAGGTGATCAGAaggttttcaaaacattttcttcctcctctcactTCATTCTGAATTCAGGAATTTTCACACGTAGGAAAACTCATCGTTCAAGTGAATTTGGTAGCAGAGACAAAAGACCTCATCAAGTTTCTCTTTGCAATACTAAAGTGGCCTCAGGACTTTCATGATGGCAAAATCTTCACAGAGACGCCCAAGATCGGCCCAATGCAGCCACAAGAGGGAGTCTTAAATCTGCTGTTTATATCCGTATGGGTTCTGCTTTCAAACCGCTCCTAGTCCAAGAGCGCACAGCAAAGCTCTCAAAAGGATTTTGCAAAGTTATCCTGAGCTCCAAATTTCTTCTCTGGCTTTATAGGAGTGTCTTTGTTCTGAAGGTaaagtttctttaaaattatGAATCCTTGGTATAAAGATGCAGGTTTTtcttatggggggggggggggagggaattaCCTTATTTATCCATTCTAGAGCCATGGTGCAATTGAAGGCAGAGGGAGAGAAGTACACGGATGGTTTTTGCCTCAGCCAGTCTCAGCTTGCAACTGCTTGAAAGGCTCGTTCCACCTGAAACGACTTCTGGAAGTGTCTTTTTCAGCTTGGATGAGAATACGGATAATGACACGGATCATGAAACTGGCAAGAGAGCTAAATAAAACCAATTGCGTCCCCCCACTCGCTTGGATGTGGCGGCTGCGAGCTGAGCGGGACTCGCTCTGGGTCTCCAGGCCTTTTTGGCTGATCATGCACCGTCTCCAGCTGTCACCTCGGGCACCGAGCAGAGCCCTTGAGAGCAGGACCCACCAAACCGCCCGATGTGTGGGAGGAGGATGCTGTCGTGCTGGTGCCACACGGCTCTGCCGCCCCAGGAATGCACACTCCCACCGCACCTGGATTAGAAACCACACTGGGATTGCACTCTTCCCATCCGTAATGTGAAAGAACAGAGCAGGTTCTGCCCAATCTAACCCGTGGTGTGGGAAGTTACAATGACACCGCCTCAAAACTTTGTTAATTCAACACATGTGATTAGAAGCTCTGGCAGAGCTGAGAGCCTACAACATCACAAATAACACTTCTCATATCGCCAGTGAAATATCTGCGTTGAATCTGCCCATGTCTGCTCTCCATCTGCCAAAAAAACGTCAAGATACATTCCTCAAAAATACTTTTATGGTCTTTACTCAGTCTTGACATTCACTTGTTCTAAGGTTTCCAAGAAAACATTACAGCTCCAAAGGGGGCACCTACATTTGAGTAAAGCCACAGGATTTTGAACAGAAATAGCTACACACAGGCACTGTGCAAAGCGCCAGGAAACAGATCTCTGGCAACGCTTTCACAGAGATTCAGCCAAGAGATAAAGACGAGAGGTTAATGACAGAAGTGCTCACGGCACAGCTGAATTCTACTTGACTTCAGCACTTCATTGtcctctcctgttctcttctgTACATTCACCGGCCCACTCCTGCCTGGAACTGAAGTGGGAATCCAGGCGAGCAGACGGTTAATTTTGGCTTTTAAAACGTGGCCAATGCATCGTTACTGATCAACCACCTCTGACCCAAGAGGTAGTAGATTCAGCTGTCATGAAGCAGACGAACAAACTTAAAGCTTTGAGGCTGCAGCATAAATcactattttttccccccttacaGTCCCAGCCAACTTAAGGGTGGGGTTCGAAaaaggctgtttaaaaaaaattgctCCCCTATTTATGCACGTCAttctcttcagaagcaatttaatGGGAAAAATACTCTTTAATTATGATTAGGGGCTGACTACTGGAATGCCCATGCCTGTTTATTCAAAAGCAGATGTTCGGCAGTGCAATGTTTCATACATTATGCTGACAATAGTAAGTTATTAGCAAAACAGAGCAAGTGATATCCAAAAAGTCTTTCTGCGACGTTGCCTAACTATTGGAGGAGGTCAGCAACAAAGGATCAGATGTGACACGCGTTAACATCCCAGAACAATTCATCCTCTACTCGGCCAAACCTCATTTCACTCACTCAGCTGAATGTAATTAGACCTCGAGCTTGTCCTAATTTCAGTCTCTGCAGAAAAGAGGCTATTTTTCTTCAGCGATGTGCGGCTGCTCCGAAACGCTGGCAGCGACCTGACGGAGTGCGAAGGTGCGCACCATCTCACGGATTTAGACATGGAGCTGGCAAGACCACATGATACATACATTAAAACGCAACACGTATGTCACAGCACCTGCTTTGAGTCTCAGTCAACACAcccaggcagaaagcagtgaGAGCCCGCGAGCCACGTGGTGCGGGAGCTATTTTTAGATAAACGTTATACAATTAGCCCTCTAGCTCCATGGATCAGAAACACATGCTGCAGCTCCAAGCCCATTACGGTTTAATCCCACCCCAAACAAGATGGTAAATCTTCAGACCCTAACAACCGCCAGGTTACTCAAGGAGCAAAGCACGACTCAAGTCTTTGCAAGACCAACTGCATATGGCTTTGTGAAAACAAGTTCATTGATTTTTCTTCCAGCCTTTGTAAGAAGGTTCTTGCTATTGGGTGGAAGAAAGTCTAGATCTACTTCCTATGCAACATATGACCCTTAGATATTGCAGAAAACATTAAGTTGATTTACTTCTCTATCAAAAAGAATACCGTAGTGAAACAACGGGCAGGATCTGCCCCAAACTCCTCAGGTCAGGGCCTTGAGACAGAAGCCAAGCCACCTTCTTACACAGCTTAATGGGACACGAAGATCCTTTATGGGGTGATTTTTCCTTGAAGGTGTTGAAAACGCAGTGTGATCTTTCTGATGATGTAGCTTGTGTTctcccaacattttttttttttttaatggaagcaacTAACCCACCTGCATGAGGAACAAGAACCTGTGTGTCAGAATCAGTACTGACCTGGTACCCAGCAAATGCCACAGATTCAGACTAAAACCTCATTCCAAGACAGATTTTAGGTTACACCTATACAAAAGGAgtcccttggaaaaaaaaaatacacaattatCAGTTGCAAGACTAAGGGAAAACATTAACGTCTTTGTTCTGAAAGTCTCCTTGATCCAAGTGACAGTGTTCTCACCCAGTAAACAAAGTCTCACTCCAGTTTGTGATTGTTTGAAGCAGTTGTCAAAGACTCAGGCTACAATAACACAAATCTTGGACAAGCCTGGAAGTTACTATCAAGCACCTGACATTAGCGTTAAGATGGCCCTAAGGGCTGCATGACTGCAGAGAGCACCGTGCAAAAcagggaaacacattttttttggtTGCTATGATGTGTGAGTATGTTTAAAGAAATCTACTAAGCCATATAACAGTTTGGGGATCTTTAATCATTAAACTCATACCCAACGCATACTGGACAATTTACATTTGCAAGCAATAAGTCTTTGCACTTCGGTTACGGCACAGTCTGCCCACTTTACCAGGACCAGAAAAAGAGCCGGCTGCCAAACGGAGACGGCTTCAGCTCTCCTTCAATGGGTGGGTTCGGCTCTGGTCTAGGCCTAGAGTGATAGGCATTCTCAGGCAAAGGACGGTCTGTCTTCACTTTTGTaacctgaaaacaaaaaagaagtgaTATGACTCCTCACAGTATTTAATAGAAAAGCCAGATTGAGTCCGAACTGAAAGGAAGAACTACCAATAAGTACCAAACAACGCTAAGGACACATTATTGATCTGATGAAAGCTCCTGTCTCCAGAGTACTTCTTAAAAAAGGGGCAAGGAGGGACATTTCTCTCTTAACCAAACAGTAGTTCCACATGTGTGTGAACTTCACTGCTAAAGGAAAGGTCTCTGTGCtaggaaaagcaaaaaagaggCATTGTCTAAGAAAAACACAGGTCTTTTGGAGAATGCTGACAAAGTCTTGACTTCTAGAAAGTCCACAAGTGTCCCGTGTTGAGTTCATTAATCACCTTCTGGCTGGGAGAAGTTTGCAACCTGGTCTGGATGAAATGTCCATAAGAAGGGAGAGAAGAACCCGACTTTCCCACCAGGAAGGTGTGAAGTTACCTTAGAGAGGTCTCCCAGATCAGGTCTCACCCAACCCAACTTCTCCAGCACGCAGTTATCAAACACCGCCTGCTGTTTTCGGCACCGACGGAGCTCCTGCAAGTTGGTATAGTCGATGCACGTCCAGTACTCGGTAAACGGCTCCGCACAGTGTGTCTTAATCTTCCTGTAAGAGATCACAGAAACAAAGTTGTTAGCAAATGTTACAATTTTAATGATTTTCTCTCTTACTCATTCAAACCTCAACTTGTGATAAGGTGTTTTTTGTAGTTTTAAGGTCCCAGGAACATTTAAAGTCTCAGAGAAGTCAGTATGTGTCATAAACAGAACTCGATACCAATACTGTAAAATTTGTATCATTGTAGGTACAAGTAGAGAGAGTAATGGCCAATGTGTGGAAGGTATTCTTGCTAGGTTGATGCACACAGCTTCTCCCTATGAGATCCTTGCTTTGCAAAATAATTTAGTGTACATTATATGATGTTCTAATGTTTCCAAATTAATTTGACCTCTCAAGCTCAAGAAAATGTGTTTAGAACACAAGTTTCTGACTGATAGCTGCTATACCAGAAGTGGACAGGCTCTGAGCTAATTAAACTACGCCTTTTAGTAGAGACTTAAGAACATGATGCTGGCACACACCCTGGGTCTACAGTTTTGGTCAGAAGAGGCAAACGGTGCATTCAATCAAGGTTTCACAGTAATGTGAAACAGCGAGGGCAGATGGGGCAAAGCTTGGGTGGGTTTCCTGGTATTTGTAACACAGTCTCCAGGTGGAGAAGCAGCAAAACTCTCCACCAGCCCCTGCCAACCCAACCAAAACCCAGGACAACACACTTCTGGAGCAGACACCAGAGAAATAGATTCAcacataaacaaataaaacacaatgCACAAGGCCTCCACCCCTAAGAGTTAGAAAAGCAACAATAAAGAGTTTGAAGGTCGTGATGgcagcattttaaattaaaacgAGTGACTGTCAGCGCTGGAATAACAAACCCCGAGAAGGGCGCCGTGCACCGGGAGAGCCCGGACCGGCCCCGGGAGAGCCCGGACCGGCCCCGGGAGAGCCCGGACCGGCCCCGGGTGGAGCCGCTCGGGGGGCAGCGGGGTCCCGCTCACCTGAAGAAGTCGAGGGCGCACTGGTTGACCTGCCGCCCCTCCCGCAGGCACCGCCGCGGGTCCTTCTCCTCCCAGCGGCACAGCATGAACTCCTTGTTGGGCCGGTCGCACTGCGAGCCGTAGTGGTGCGCGGCGGCCTTCAGCACGGCCGAGCTGACCGTCACCTGCAGCGGGGGCACAGCGGCAAtgggggcggccgggcccggcGCTGCCCCGCGGGGAAGGGAAGGGCCCGGGGCGCTCACTCACCTCCTGCACATCGAGCTCCTCCAGCGAGGGCACCTGCAGCGAGCCGGGCATGGCGGCGCCGCTCTCCTTGAGCGTCCCCCAGCGCCCGCCGCACCGCGCATGCGCCGCCGGAGGGGGCGGGCAGCGCGCATGAGCGGTGGGGCGGGGGGCGGAGCTTTGTGTCCCCGCGGCGCCCCGGCGTTGCCATGGAGACGCGGCCGCGCCGTCGGGCCGGGCCGCCATGGAGCTGACGGGCGGGCGCTACCGCGGCGGCACCGTGCGCAGCAGGTGggcccggcggggagcggggctgccgcccgcccggcccctccCGACCGCTCTGTCTCCTGCAGGATGGAGGGACAGGGCTCCTACACGCTGCCGACGGGCACCGAGTACCGGGGCGAGCTGAAGGACGGGATGTTTCACGGCGAGGGAGAGCTGCTCTTCCCCGGCGGCGGCACTTACCGGGCGCTCTGGCACCGCGGGGTGCCCACGCAGGTACCCCGGGCTGGGGGACCCGCACCACCGGGGAGCGGCCCCGCCCGCAGGCCACGCTgcgggggaggttttgagctgaaATAAGCGGATTTCTGAGCCAAGCCAATTTTTGGTCCCCTCGGCACATCTCGTCCCCAGACGCCGCTCGGGGCCGGGCATCCCGCAGCTGCGGTTCCCAGCGCTGCGCAGACCCGTGCGCAGCCAGCGCGCGGTTTTGGCAGCGGGAACGCTGGCCCTGCTCGTGCTCGACCCATCCATCATGTTTATTAACTCTGTGCTTGAACACGTTTTGCAGGGGAAATACACTTTTGCAGATGGTCTCAAATACGAAGATAAAAAATGGCATTACTGTGACGGCTACGACAGAAGATTTTACACAGAAATCTGTTTTGGTCTTAAACCAGCAGGTACTGAATTGCGTTTGCGATCCTGAGAGTCTGGAAGGAATTAAACTAACAACTTTGCTTAAGAAAGATTAATTTGGCTACATGAGTAACATGGAGCAGAAATGCTCTGGCTAATTTCAGGCCCTGGCCGTCGGACGCTGCCAGAAGAATGCTGACACCACCTTCCAGCAGCGCCCAACGGCTGCGTGGGCTCCTCTTGAGTGAGGACCCGCAGGATGGGGCTCTGTTATCCGCAGCTTTTGACATCCTCATTAACCCTTTTATACATCTCACCTTCACTGCATTAGCACTGTGCTTTTAGTAGAGAAAACTTGAGCAAAAGCAACTCACTTACATGCAGAAGATCAAATAAAGTTTGAAGAAGATCAAATAAAGTTTGAATGCATCGATCCCACGTAGCTTTTTAGTAGATACCAACATAAACACTTGTGTCCAGTCCATATTTTTGCTAAAGACCTTTGTAATATCGTTATTTGCCTGTAGTCAAAAGgtgaaaatatttataaagaaCAAGTGACTATAATACGTAATGTAACACATAAAATACTCTTCGTTATAGAAAGGGTATTTTGGCGATGACGTGCAGCCGTGCTGGGAGGCCAGCAAGTCCCCTGGCCCcattttggggtttggggtcagaTGTGTAATGTTCGCTCAGTGGGCTGAATCACAGGACTGTGAATGAGAAATCAAAGTGATGTCTTTTGTCACACACTTTCTGTGTATggatttttccattttcattttcccTATCTTCAAAATTGGCAAAAAGGTAAGGTAACCACATTGTTTTTATAGCAAATGCAGTGGAAATGTAATATTTGGTAGTTATCTTATCAAAGGCacagatgcaaaagaaaaaaaagggcaaaataaagcaaaccctttgttgttgttgttgttttctttaggCATTGCTCAGCTTACAAATCTGGAGCCTCCCCGAAATATCCCACAAGGATGTTACGACTGTGGTGATGGATTCTATAATCCTGAAACCAGAGTGGTTGTTGACTACAAACTCAGGTTCCTGAG from the Patagioenas fasciata isolate bPatFas1 chromosome 20, bPatFas1.hap1, whole genome shotgun sequence genome contains:
- the NDUFA8 gene encoding NADH dehydrogenase [ubiquinone] 1 alpha subcomplex subunit 8, translated to MPGSLQVPSLEELDVQEVTVSSAVLKAAAHHYGSQCDRPNKEFMLCRWEEKDPRRCLREGRQVNQCALDFFRKIKTHCAEPFTEYWTCIDYTNLQELRRCRKQQAVFDNCVLEKLGWVRPDLGDLSKVTKVKTDRPLPENAYHSRPRPEPNPPIEGELKPSPFGSRLFFWSW
- the MORN5 gene encoding MORN repeat-containing protein 5 isoform X1; this encodes MELTGGRYRGGTVRSRMEGQGSYTLPTGTEYRGELKDGMFHGEGELLFPGGGTYRALWHRGVPTQGKYTFADGLKYEDKKWHYCDGYDRRFYTEICFGLKPAGIAQLTNLEPPRNIPQGCYDCGDGFYNPETRVVVDYKLRFLRYADDDEHEWIVGTCRKAGYKTTEHQPKP
- the MORN5 gene encoding MORN repeat-containing protein 5 isoform X2, giving the protein MELTGGRYRGGTVRSRMEGQGSYTLPTGTEYRGELKDGMFHGEGELLFPGGGTYRALWHRGVPTQGKYTFADGLKYEDKKWHYCDGYDRRFYTEICFGLKPAGIAQLTNLEPPRNIPQGCYDCGDGFYNPETRVVVDYKLRFLRYADSVTAEDRTFPLRCDTV
- the MORN5 gene encoding MORN repeat-containing protein 5 isoform X3; translated protein: MELTGGRYRGGTVRSRMEGQGSYTLPTGTEYRGELKDGMFHGEGELLFPGGGTYRALWHRGVPTQGKYTFADGLKYEDKKWHYCDGYDRRFYTEICFGLKPAGIAQLTNLEPPRNIPQGCYDCGDGFYNPETRVVVDYKLRFLRYAEIGLLAPL
- the MORN5 gene encoding MORN repeat-containing protein 5 isoform X4; its protein translation is MELTGGRYRGGTVRSRMEGQGSYTLPTGTEYRGELKDGMFHGEGELLFPGGGTYRALWHRGVPTQGKYTFADGLKYEDKKWHYCDGYDRRFYTEICFGLKPAGIAQLTNLEPPRNIPQGCYDCGDGFYNPETRVVVDYKLRFLRYADVFQN